From one Culex quinquefasciatus strain JHB chromosome 3, VPISU_Cqui_1.0_pri_paternal, whole genome shotgun sequence genomic stretch:
- the LOC6050679 gene encoding uncharacterized protein LOC6050679, protein MPASRYECNIELYTTRIFSNGYKDLPEIGIVPVSAPNYFPDKSRNLEQRAVRFSPVLYPPFSFYGNSTKEKANAWYTSSDASEVTPMVVDGQESLFLVEFCHKYNCSIKVVYDNDSWGEVFEDQTGTGSLGAVAMHKADIAVGAIYYWLGPYKFSTFTVPLSRSGLTVVVPKPIILAPWKTPFLSFPLLLWIAVAVSFVVGVFFTWFVEKARIKILGNSSQNPVSVSDAALLLIGLFIEQGVDTRRRDLASSTVLFVSMLFAGFMIGNMYNAGLAAVMTIPQYGISIDTTYDLATSGLPWGGTAIAWIFAIWKATEEYLKVIVNNYQVVEQETLVKNAKSGNFGFVGERTEFGHFVPVDYLDEESSQMLRLLKDDLSWETCVALVSKTCPFKPRLDELIMNIRQSGVQFYWELMASSKYLNMTHEKNILNGRQTNTEEEATRLTVLHFVGAFLILGTGFVGGSIVFVLETIYIKVRA, encoded by the exons ATGCCAGCATCCCGCTATGAATG CAACATTGAGTTGTATACTACACGCATATTTAGCAATGGATACAAAGATTTGCCTGAAATAGGAATAGTTCCAGTTTCTGCTCCCAACTACTTTCCAGATAAATCCAGAAACTTAGAACAAAGAGCTGTTCGGTTCAGTCCTGTTCTATATCCtccgttttcgttttacgggaATTCA ACCAAGGAAAAAGCGAATGCCTGGTATACTTCCAGTGATGCTTCTGAAGTCACACCAATGGTCGTCGACGGTCAAGAGTCTCTGTTTCTTGTTGAATTTTGTCACAAATACAACTGTTCGATTAAAGTTGTGTACG ATAACGACTCGTGGGGAGAAGTGTTTGAAGATCAAACTGGCACTGGATCGTTAGGAGCCGTTGCAATGCATAAAGCCGATATCGCAGTGGGCGCCATCTACTATTG GTTAggcccatacaaatttagcacaTTTACAGTTCCTCTCAGCAGATCCGGTCTCACTGTAGTCGTGCCGAAGCCAATCATTCTTGCTCCATGGAAAACACCCTTTTTGTCATTTCCACTTCTACTCTGGATAGCGGTAGCAGTTTCATTCGTCGTGGGAGTATTCTTTACTTGGTTTGTCGAAAAAGCACGCATCAAAATCTTGGGAAACTCTTCTCAAAATCCTGTGTCAGTAAGCGATGCTGCCCTCTTATTGATTGGTTTATTCATAGAACAAGGTGTAGACACGCGACGGCGGGATCTGGCATCGAGTACCGTGTTGTTTGTTTCGATGTTATTCGCTGGATTTATGATTGGTAACATGTACAATGCTGGTCTAGCGGCGGTCATGACCATCCCGCAGTACGGGATATCGATCGATACAACATACGATCTTGCTACCAGTGGGCTACCCTGGGGTGGGACGGCAATTGCCTGGATATTTGCGATATGGAAAGCTACTGAG GAGTACCTCAAAGTGATAGTCAACAATTACCAAGTAGTCGAGCAGGAAACCCTTGTGAAGAACGCCAAATCAGGAAACTTTGGATTCGTCGGAGAACGGACAGAGTTCGGCCACTTTGTACCGGTAGATTATCTGGACGAAGAATCTTCCCAAATGCTCAGATTACTCAAGGACGATCTATCGTGGGAAACCTGTGTCGCACTCGTTTCAAAAACGTGCCCATTCAAGCCTCGCTTGGACGAGCTGATTATGAACATTCGCCAATCGGGCGTTCAATTTTATTGGGAGTTAATG GCTTCGAGCAAATATCTCAACATGACTCAcgagaaaaacattttaaatggaaGGCAAACAAACACTGAAGAAGAGGCAACGCGCCTGACGGTGCTGCATTTTGTCGGAGCATTTTTGATTCTAGGGACAGGATTTGTTGGTGGAAGCATTGTGTTTGTACTTGAaacaatttacataaaagtgaGAGCATAA
- the LOC119768932 gene encoding uncharacterized protein LOC119768932 has translation MLFAGFMIGNIYTAGLASIMTIPQYAKSINTAQDLAASGLPWGGTAIAWIFAISTASEAYLKTIVSNYQVVEPETLTRYAKFGNFGFVGERTEFGHFVPIDYLDEESSQMLRLLKSDLSWENCAAVVSKTSPIKPRLNDLIMNVRQSGVQFYWELMVK, from the exons ATGTTATTCGCTGGATTTATGATTGGAAACATTTACACCGCTGGCCTTGCAAGCATTATGACCATCCCTCAGTACGCGAAATCAATCAACACTGCTCAGGATCTCGCTGCTAGCGGACTTCCTTGGGGTGGTACGGCAATTGCTTGGATATTCGCAATATCAACTGCTAGTGAg GCCTACCTTAAAACTATCGTCAGCAATTATCAAGTTGTTGAACCGGAAACCTTGACAAGATACGCAAAATTCGGAAACTTTGGATTCGTTGGTGAACGCACCGAATTTGGTCACTTTGTCCCGATCGATTATCTGGACGAGGAATCTTCCCAAATGCTAAGACTGCTCAAAAGTGATCTGTCCTGGGAAAACTGCGCGGCAGTTGTTTCGAAAACAAGCCCAATAAAGCCTCGTCTGAACGATCTCATAATGAACGTCCGCCAGTCTGGAGTTCAGTTCTACTGGGAATTGATGGTAAAATAG
- the LOC119768933 gene encoding uncharacterized protein LOC119768933 — MRDLPEVLFIVLQSNNSIEFYTTRVLSNGPFNTELVPISPPNYFPDKFESLDGIPVRFHTVMYPPYSYYERTTVEKANAWSRLPDGTDVVPMFIDGQESLILVEFCRKHNCTVEVLYDDDMWGEVFENQTGTGSLGAVAMHKADIALGAIYYCLDPYNFTTFTVSLSRSGLTVVVPKPGILAPWKTPFLLR; from the exons ATGAGAG ATTTGCCCGAGGTACTTTTTATCGTATTGCAAAGCAACAATTCCATTGAGTTCTACACCACCCGTGTTTTGAGCAACGGGCCATTCAATACAGAACTAGTGCCGATTTCTCCTCCAAACTATTTCCCGGACAAATTCGAAAGTTTAGATGGCATACCAGTACGATTTCATACAGTCATGTATCCTCCCTATTCCTATTATGAAAGAACG ACTGTTGAGAAGGCAAATGCCTGGTCCAGATTACCAGACGGTACAGATGTAGTCCCAATGTTCATAGATGGACAAGAATCTCTCATACTTGTAGAATTTTGTCGCAAACATAATTGTACGGTTGAAGTTCTCTATG aTGATGACATGTGGGGAGAAGTGTTTGAAAATCAAACCGGCACAGGCTCGTTAGGTGCGGTAGCCATGCATAAAGCCGATATTGCTCTCGGTGCCATCTATTACTG CCTGGACCCTTACAATTTTACTACATTTACAGTTTCTCTGAGTAGGTCTGGCCTCACCGTAGTCGTTCCGAAACCTGGCATTCTTGCTCCATGGAAAACTCCATTCTT GCTCAGATAA